In Streptomyces dangxiongensis, one DNA window encodes the following:
- a CDS encoding aminotransferase class V-fold PLP-dependent enzyme — translation MTHPFLDLPPLSAERFAAIEDRVARLLDTRQTVLVTQGEALLPLEGAIRAAAGPGTVALNVITGPYGQTFGNWLRDAGATVHDLSIPFHTAVTAAQVREAFARHPETDFVSLVHAEAATGNTNPVAAIGEAVREQGALFYLDAVASVGAEPVLPDAWGVDLCVIGAQKAMGGPAGVSAISVSERAWARMAANPRAPRRSYLSLLDWKERWTDAGRTALPHAPAQLEMLALEACLERIESVGPATVMARHRAAALAARAGAVALGGGLEPYVYEERDAAPVATTLRVPPGTVASELVADALRSDPALPLAAGGGALAGEMIRVNHYGPDATPDAVTESLTALGGAMAGRGLAVDPEGARRAAADAWR, via the coding sequence GTGACCCACCCCTTCCTCGACCTTCCCCCGCTGAGTGCCGAGCGCTTCGCCGCCATCGAGGACCGGGTGGCCCGGCTGTTGGACACCCGGCAGACCGTCCTGGTCACCCAGGGCGAGGCACTGCTGCCGCTGGAGGGCGCGATCCGCGCGGCGGCCGGTCCGGGCACGGTGGCCCTGAACGTGATCACGGGCCCGTACGGGCAGACCTTCGGCAACTGGCTGCGCGACGCCGGGGCGACCGTGCACGATCTGTCCATCCCCTTCCACACGGCGGTGACCGCCGCCCAGGTCCGGGAGGCGTTCGCGCGGCACCCGGAGACCGACTTCGTGTCCCTGGTGCACGCGGAGGCGGCGACGGGCAACACCAACCCGGTCGCGGCGATCGGTGAGGCGGTACGGGAGCAGGGCGCGCTGTTCTACCTGGACGCGGTGGCCTCCGTGGGCGCGGAGCCGGTGCTGCCGGACGCGTGGGGCGTGGACCTGTGCGTGATCGGGGCGCAGAAGGCGATGGGCGGCCCGGCGGGCGTGTCGGCGATCTCGGTGAGCGAGCGGGCGTGGGCCCGCATGGCCGCCAACCCGCGCGCCCCGCGCCGCTCCTACCTGTCCCTGCTGGACTGGAAGGAGCGCTGGACCGACGCCGGCCGCACGGCACTGCCGCACGCGCCGGCCCAGCTCGAGATGCTGGCGCTGGAGGCGTGCCTGGAGCGGATCGAGTCGGTGGGCCCTGCGACGGTGATGGCCCGGCACCGGGCCGCCGCCCTGGCCGCACGGGCCGGGGCGGTGGCGCTGGGCGGGGGCCTGGAGCCGTACGTGTACGAGGAGAGGGACGCGGCGCCGGTCGCGACGACGCTGCGGGTGCCGCCGGGCACGGTCGCCTCGGAGCTGGTCGCCGACGCGCTGCGGTCCGACCCGGCCCTGCCCCTGGCCGCCGGCGGCGGGGCGCTCGCCGGGGAGATGATCCGCGTCAACCACTACGGGCCCGACGCGACCCCGGACGCCGTCACCGAGTCGCTGACGGCTCTGGGCGGGGCCATGGCCGGCCGGGGCCTGGCCGTGGACCCCGAGGGTGCCCGCCGGGCCGCGGCGGACGCCTGGCGCTAG
- a CDS encoding transporter substrate-binding domain-containing protein, with translation MTTLLGRRTRLLAATTATAGLVLVAAGCSSDGGGSGKTTVKGVHLAKAGRLTTCTHLPYPPFQSEVDGKVQGFDVSLIDLVAKDLGVPQNIRDTPFENFKTGAFLNSGECDLAAAGMTITAERKKNVDFSDPYFEATQAVLVDRKSGVKSLADVKAKGKKLGAQAQTTGEDYVRNKGYDPVSFESSDAVLNGLRTGQVQAVVIDYPVVQGWLKDKANADRFKVVDNLKTGEQYGFTVKKGNKALLDAINKALKDAKADGTYKKIYEKWIGPYNASVASPAAS, from the coding sequence ATGACAACGCTCCTCGGGCGCCGGACCCGCCTCCTGGCTGCCACCACCGCGACCGCCGGGCTCGTGCTAGTGGCCGCCGGCTGCTCCTCGGACGGCGGGGGGAGCGGCAAGACCACCGTCAAGGGCGTCCACCTCGCCAAGGCCGGCCGGCTGACCACCTGCACCCACCTGCCCTACCCGCCGTTCCAGTCGGAGGTCGACGGAAAGGTGCAGGGCTTCGACGTCTCCCTGATCGACCTCGTCGCCAAGGACCTCGGCGTCCCGCAGAACATCCGCGACACGCCGTTCGAGAACTTCAAGACGGGCGCCTTCCTCAACTCGGGCGAGTGCGACCTGGCCGCCGCCGGCATGACCATCACCGCCGAACGCAAGAAGAACGTCGACTTCTCCGACCCCTACTTCGAGGCCACCCAGGCCGTCCTCGTCGACAGGAAGAGCGGCGTCAAGTCCCTCGCCGACGTCAAGGCCAAGGGCAAGAAGCTGGGTGCCCAGGCGCAGACCACCGGCGAGGACTACGTCAGGAACAAGGGCTACGACCCGGTCTCCTTCGAGTCCTCCGACGCGGTCCTCAACGGCCTGCGCACCGGCCAGGTCCAGGCCGTCGTCATCGACTACCCGGTCGTCCAGGGCTGGCTGAAGGACAAGGCCAACGCGGACAGGTTCAAGGTCGTCGACAACCTCAAGACCGGTGAGCAGTACGGCTTCACCGTCAAGAAGGGCAACAAGGCGCTGCTCGACGCCATCAACAAGGCGCTCAAGGACGCCAAGGCCGACGGCACCTACAAGAAGATCTACGAGAAGTGGATCGGCCCGTACAACGCCTCCGTCGCCTCTCCCGCGGCCTCATGA
- a CDS encoding amino acid ABC transporter permease — MSDTDVPLGPKRKGLTRRQKRTLSRGAQYAVFAAAVIAFAVTADWGRLRNQFAQAGIARQMFPDVITLALKNTVLYTLSGFVVGLVLGMVIALMRLSSVGPYRWLAGIYIEIFRGLPALLIFIFVGVAVPLAFPGTEIPGGTYGKVALALGLVSAAYMAETIRAGIQAVPKGQTEAARSLGFSPAKAMVSIIIPQAFRIILPPLTNELVLLFKDSSLVLFLGVTLEERELSKFGRDLASTTANSTPILVAGLCYLLVTIPLSFVVRRMESKAQEAIR, encoded by the coding sequence ATGAGCGACACGGACGTACCGCTGGGGCCGAAGAGGAAGGGATTGACCCGGCGGCAGAAGCGGACCCTGTCCCGCGGCGCGCAGTACGCCGTCTTCGCCGCCGCCGTGATCGCCTTCGCGGTCACGGCCGACTGGGGCCGGCTGCGCAACCAGTTCGCCCAGGCCGGCATCGCACGGCAGATGTTCCCCGACGTCATCACCCTGGCGCTGAAGAACACCGTGCTCTACACGCTGTCCGGCTTCGTCGTCGGACTCGTCCTCGGCATGGTCATCGCGCTGATGCGGCTGTCCTCCGTGGGCCCCTACCGCTGGCTGGCGGGCATCTACATCGAGATCTTCCGCGGGCTGCCCGCCCTGCTGATCTTCATCTTCGTCGGCGTGGCCGTGCCGCTCGCGTTCCCGGGCACCGAGATCCCGGGCGGCACCTACGGCAAGGTCGCCCTCGCCCTCGGCCTGGTCTCGGCCGCCTACATGGCCGAGACAATCCGCGCCGGCATCCAGGCCGTGCCCAAGGGGCAGACGGAGGCGGCCCGTTCGCTCGGCTTCTCGCCCGCGAAGGCCATGGTCTCCATCATCATCCCGCAGGCCTTCCGCATCATCCTGCCGCCGCTCACCAACGAACTCGTCCTGCTCTTCAAGGACTCCTCGCTGGTGCTGTTCCTCGGCGTCACCCTGGAGGAGCGGGAACTGTCCAAGTTCGGCCGCGACCTGGCGAGCACGACCGCCAACTCCACGCCGATCCTGGTCGCCGGCCTGTGCTACCTGCTGGTCACCATCCCGCTCAGCTTCGTCGTCCGCCGTATGGAGTCCAAGGCACAGGAGGCGATCCGGTGA
- a CDS encoding amino acid ABC transporter ATP-binding protein, which translates to MTRPEIEVRGLHKSFGDNEVLRGIDLEIGQGEVVCVIGPSGSGKSTLLRCVNLLEEPTEGQVFVGGTEVTDPDVDIDAVRRRIGMVFQQFNLFPHLDVTGNLTLPQRRVLGRDRATAARIAAENLARVGLAEKADAYPASLSGGQQQRVAIARALAMGPEVMLFDEPTSALDPELVGDVLAVMRRLAREGMTMMVVTHEMTFAREVADRVVFMDGGVVVEDGSPERVIGDPQHERTRHFLSRLLDPAMAEVEEETSDQAGKDEP; encoded by the coding sequence GTGACCCGCCCGGAGATCGAGGTACGCGGACTGCACAAGTCCTTCGGCGACAACGAGGTGCTGCGCGGCATCGACCTGGAGATCGGACAGGGCGAGGTGGTCTGCGTCATCGGCCCCTCCGGCTCCGGGAAGTCGACGCTGCTGCGCTGCGTGAACCTGCTGGAGGAGCCCACCGAGGGCCAGGTCTTCGTCGGCGGCACCGAGGTCACCGACCCCGACGTCGACATCGACGCCGTACGCCGCCGCATCGGCATGGTCTTCCAGCAGTTCAACCTCTTCCCGCACCTGGACGTCACCGGGAACCTGACGCTGCCGCAGCGCCGGGTCCTCGGGCGGGACAGGGCCACCGCCGCGAGGATCGCCGCCGAGAACCTGGCCCGGGTCGGCCTCGCGGAGAAGGCGGACGCCTACCCGGCCTCCCTCTCCGGCGGCCAGCAGCAGCGCGTGGCCATCGCCCGCGCGCTCGCCATGGGCCCCGAGGTGATGCTCTTCGACGAGCCGACCTCCGCGCTCGACCCCGAACTCGTCGGGGACGTCCTCGCCGTCATGCGCCGGCTCGCGCGCGAGGGTATGACGATGATGGTCGTCACCCACGAGATGACCTTCGCCCGCGAGGTCGCCGACCGGGTCGTCTTCATGGACGGCGGCGTCGTCGTCGAGGACGGCAGCCCCGAGCGGGTCATCGGCGACCCGCAGCACGAGCGCACCCGGCACTTCCTCTCCCGGCTGCTCGACCCGGCGATGGCCGAGGTCGAGGAGGAGACCTCCGACCAGGCCGGGAAGGACGAACCGTAG
- a CDS encoding amidohydrolase family protein, translating to MSDGAVLHVKGRVLAGPEDVRDELWVVGGRISYDRPAGARDITTVAGWALPGLVDAHCHVGLGAEGPVDADTAEKQALTDRGTGTLLIRDAGSPSDTRWIDDRDDLPKIIRAGRHIARTRRYIRNYAWEIEPEDLVAHVAREARRGDGWVKLVGDWIDRGVGDLAPCWPREAVEAGIAEAHRLGARVTAHCFAENSLRDLVEAGIDCIEHATGLTEDLIPLFAERGVAIVPTLVNIATFPKLAAGGDDKYPRWSAHMRRLYERRYDTVRGAFDAGVPVYVGTDAGGSLAHGLVAEEVAELVTAGIPPVRALAATTWSARTWLGRPGLEEGAPADLVVYEADPRADVRVLAAPRRVVLDGRVVE from the coding sequence ATGAGCGATGGCGCGGTGCTGCACGTGAAGGGGCGGGTCCTGGCCGGCCCCGAGGACGTCCGTGACGAGCTGTGGGTGGTCGGGGGGCGGATCTCCTACGACCGCCCCGCCGGCGCCCGCGACATCACCACCGTCGCGGGCTGGGCGCTGCCCGGACTGGTCGACGCCCACTGCCATGTCGGCCTGGGCGCCGAGGGCCCGGTCGACGCGGACACCGCCGAGAAGCAGGCGCTCACCGACCGGGGGACGGGAACCCTGCTGATCCGGGACGCGGGATCCCCCTCCGACACCCGCTGGATCGACGACCGCGACGACCTCCCGAAGATCATCCGCGCGGGCCGGCACATCGCCCGCACCCGCCGCTACATCCGCAACTACGCCTGGGAGATCGAACCGGAGGACCTCGTCGCCCACGTCGCCCGGGAGGCCCGGCGCGGCGACGGCTGGGTCAAGCTGGTCGGCGACTGGATCGACCGCGGCGTCGGCGACCTGGCCCCCTGCTGGCCCCGCGAGGCCGTGGAGGCGGGCATCGCCGAGGCCCACCGGCTCGGCGCCCGCGTCACCGCGCACTGCTTCGCCGAGAACTCGCTGCGCGACCTGGTCGAGGCGGGCATCGACTGCATCGAGCACGCCACCGGCCTCACCGAGGACCTGATCCCGCTGTTCGCCGAGCGGGGCGTCGCGATCGTCCCCACCCTCGTCAACATCGCCACCTTCCCGAAGCTCGCGGCGGGCGGCGACGACAAGTACCCGCGCTGGTCCGCCCACATGCGCCGGCTGTACGAGCGGCGCTACGACACCGTGCGCGGCGCCTTCGACGCCGGCGTCCCGGTCTACGTCGGCACGGACGCCGGCGGCTCCCTGGCCCACGGCCTGGTCGCGGAGGAGGTCGCCGAGCTGGTCACCGCCGGCATCCCGCCGGTCCGGGCCCTCGCCGCCACGACCTGGTCCGCCCGGACGTGGCTCGGCCGGCCCGGCCTGGAGGAGGGCGCGCCGGCCGACCTGGTGGTGTACGAGGCCGATCCCCGGGCGGACGTACGGGTGCTGGCGGCGCCGCGGCGGGTCGTGCTCGACGGGCGCGTCGTCGAGTAG
- a CDS encoding SCO1860 family LAETG-anchored protein, which translates to MNSNSFRMPARRLAALATVAALTAAPAVLGAGAAHATGGHGRASAVVLRTGLDVSLLAKSVHLPLALSLDEVRAPRSADRTALSARLDGVNGGRPFTVLDAEVARTRATATARRAEGSVRVAHARLHVPGLPLLSVIEADAITARATCEAGTAPTASADVLGAVTVLGKRVTLTAGGPVQVKVPGVGEVRLDLAERRTTTRTAAATALQLKVSVTPLKLDVADVEGTVTLAEATCESPAAPPARHPVPSHDPAADVRPQGAPAEAGLAETGGSPATPYIAGGALALLLAGGGAVALTRRRKS; encoded by the coding sequence TTGAACAGCAACAGCTTCCGCATGCCCGCACGCCGTCTCGCCGCGCTCGCGACGGTCGCCGCCCTCACCGCGGCACCCGCGGTCCTGGGCGCGGGCGCCGCGCACGCGACCGGCGGCCACGGCCGCGCCTCCGCCGTCGTCCTGCGCACCGGGCTCGACGTGTCCCTGCTCGCCAAGAGCGTGCACCTCCCGCTCGCCCTCTCCCTCGACGAGGTCCGGGCGCCGCGGAGCGCGGACCGCACCGCGCTGTCCGCCCGGCTCGACGGCGTGAACGGCGGCCGGCCGTTCACCGTCCTCGACGCGGAGGTCGCCCGCACGAGGGCGACGGCCACCGCCCGGCGCGCCGAGGGCTCGGTCCGGGTCGCCCACGCCCGGCTGCACGTCCCCGGCCTGCCCCTGCTGTCCGTGATCGAGGCCGACGCGATCACCGCCAGGGCCACCTGCGAGGCCGGCACGGCGCCCACCGCCTCCGCGGACGTCCTGGGCGCCGTCACCGTCCTCGGCAAGCGCGTCACCCTGACCGCCGGCGGCCCCGTCCAGGTGAAGGTGCCCGGCGTGGGCGAGGTCCGCCTCGACCTCGCCGAGCGGCGCACCACGACCCGTACCGCCGCCGCGACCGCGCTCCAGCTCAAGGTCTCCGTCACCCCCTTGAAGCTCGACGTGGCCGACGTCGAGGGCACCGTCACCCTGGCCGAGGCCACCTGCGAGTCCCCGGCGGCCCCGCCCGCCCGGCACCCGGTACCGAGCCACGACCCGGCCGCCGACGTCCGCCCCCAGGGCGCCCCCGCCGAGGCCGGTCTCGCGGAGACCGGCGGCAGCCCGGCGACCCCGTACATCGCCGGTGGCGCGCTGGCGCTGCTGCTCGCGGGCGGCGGAGCGGTTGCCCTGACCCGGCGCCGCAAGAGCTGA
- the cobC gene encoding Rv2231c family pyridoxal phosphate-dependent protein CobC yields the protein MRTEGTGGSGHDLRHHGDAEVRDDGAALVDLAVNVRADTPPRWLREEIAGSLSSLAAYPDGRAARAAVAARHGLPVERVLLTAGAAEAFVLLARALEVRRPVVVHPQFTEPEAALRDAGHTVDRVLLREEDGFRLDTAAVPEDADLVVIGNPTNPTSVLHPARTVTRLARPGRTLVVDEAFMDAVPGEREALAGRTDVPGLVVLRSLTKTWGLAGLRIGYALAAPGMIARLERAQPLWPVSTPALAAARACVAPRALAEAGHAAHRVAGDRAHLVAGLSALAGRGVRVVQPAEGPFVLVRMPDAAAVRRRLRDLGHAVRRGDTFPGLGPDWMRVAVRDRATTNGFLTALSAALDAPTGPRD from the coding sequence ATGCGCACTGAGGGCACCGGCGGGTCCGGACACGATCTGCGGCACCACGGGGACGCCGAAGTGCGCGACGACGGGGCGGCGTTGGTCGACCTCGCCGTCAACGTCCGCGCGGACACGCCCCCGCGGTGGCTGCGGGAGGAGATCGCCGGTTCGCTGTCGTCCCTCGCGGCCTACCCCGACGGGCGGGCCGCGAGGGCGGCGGTGGCCGCGCGGCACGGGCTGCCGGTGGAACGCGTGCTGCTGACAGCGGGGGCCGCGGAGGCGTTCGTCCTGCTCGCCCGCGCCCTGGAGGTCCGCCGGCCGGTCGTCGTGCACCCGCAGTTCACCGAGCCGGAGGCGGCGCTGCGGGACGCCGGGCACACGGTGGACCGGGTGCTGCTGCGCGAGGAGGACGGGTTCCGGCTGGACACGGCGGCCGTCCCGGAGGACGCCGACCTGGTGGTGATCGGCAACCCCACCAACCCGACGTCCGTGCTGCATCCGGCGCGGACGGTCACCCGGCTGGCCCGTCCGGGACGGACGCTGGTGGTCGACGAGGCGTTCATGGACGCGGTGCCCGGGGAGCGCGAGGCGCTGGCCGGCCGGACCGATGTGCCGGGACTCGTCGTGCTGCGCAGCCTCACCAAGACCTGGGGGCTGGCGGGACTGCGCATCGGGTACGCGCTGGCCGCGCCGGGCATGATCGCCCGCCTGGAGCGGGCCCAGCCGCTGTGGCCCGTGTCCACACCGGCGCTGGCCGCGGCGCGGGCGTGCGTGGCGCCCCGGGCGCTGGCCGAGGCGGGGCACGCGGCGCACCGTGTCGCCGGGGACCGGGCGCATCTCGTCGCGGGACTGTCCGCGCTCGCCGGCCGTGGCGTACGGGTGGTACAGCCGGCGGAGGGTCCCTTCGTGCTGGTCCGCATGCCGGACGCCGCGGCGGTACGGCGACGGCTGCGCGACCTCGGCCACGCCGTGCGCCGGGGGGACACGTTCCCCGGGCTCGGCCCCGACTGGATGCGGGTGGCGGTACGCGACCGCGCCACGACGAACGGCTTCCTGACAGCCCTGTCCGCCGCCCTGGACGCCCCCACCGGCCCGCGCGACTGA
- a CDS encoding sirohydrochlorin chelatase yields MTTPPALLIAGHGTRDDAGAEAFRDFVRELGRRHPELPVAGGFIELSPPPLGEAVTELVERGVRRFAAVPLMLVSAGHAKGDIPAALAREKERHPGISYTYGRPLGPHPALLNVLERRLDEALGGAARTPGDRADVTVLLVGRGSTDPDANAEVFKAARLLWEGRGYAGVETAFVSLAAPDVPSGLDRCVALGAKKIVVLPYFLFTGILPDRVRQQTEGWAAAHPETEVRSADVIGPEPELLELVMERYREAVEGDLRMNCDSCVYRIALPGFEDKVGLPQQPHFHPDDEGHDHGHHHHGGHSHSHAH; encoded by the coding sequence GTGACCACCCCGCCCGCCCTGCTCATCGCCGGACACGGCACCCGTGACGACGCCGGAGCCGAGGCGTTCCGTGACTTCGTCCGGGAACTGGGGCGCCGCCACCCCGAACTGCCCGTCGCGGGCGGCTTCATCGAACTGTCGCCGCCGCCGCTGGGCGAGGCCGTCACCGAGCTGGTCGAGCGGGGCGTGCGCCGGTTCGCCGCCGTACCGCTGATGCTGGTGTCCGCCGGGCATGCCAAGGGTGACATCCCGGCCGCGCTGGCCCGCGAGAAGGAACGGCACCCGGGAATCTCGTACACCTACGGCCGTCCGCTGGGCCCGCACCCGGCGCTGCTGAACGTGCTGGAGCGGCGGCTGGACGAGGCGCTCGGGGGCGCCGCCCGCACGCCCGGGGACCGGGCGGACGTCACCGTGCTGCTCGTCGGGCGCGGCTCCACCGACCCCGACGCCAACGCCGAGGTGTTCAAGGCGGCCCGGCTGCTGTGGGAGGGCCGTGGGTACGCCGGTGTCGAGACGGCGTTCGTGTCGCTCGCGGCGCCGGACGTGCCGAGCGGCCTGGACCGGTGCGTCGCGCTGGGCGCGAAGAAGATCGTCGTCCTGCCGTACTTCCTGTTCACCGGGATCCTGCCGGACCGTGTGCGGCAGCAGACCGAGGGCTGGGCCGCGGCCCACCCGGAGACCGAGGTACGGTCGGCCGACGTCATCGGGCCCGAGCCGGAGCTGCTGGAACTGGTGATGGAGCGGTACCGGGAGGCCGTCGAGGGCGACCTGCGGATGAACTGCGACTCCTGCGTGTACCGGATCGCGCTGCCGGGCTTCGAGGACAAGGTGGGGCTGCCGCAGCAGCCGCACTTCCACCCGGACGACGAGGGACACGACCACGGGCACCACCATCACGGGGGGCACTCGCACAGCCATGCGCACTGA
- a CDS encoding precorrin-8X methylmutase produces the protein MNRVVHPIEQESFRRLRARLDTSHFPPLTRAVVERVIHSAADLEYATDLVMNEDDLVTAHAALHAGAPVVVDVEMVASGITRRGTVCRLRDAVSGPGLTRSAHAVRLAHEEVGPGAVWVIGCAPTALEELLTLDASPALVIGLPVGFVGAAESKAALRASGLPAVSNVSEKGGSAVAAAALNALLYHTVSSEETS, from the coding sequence GTGAACCGCGTGGTCCACCCCATCGAGCAGGAGTCCTTCCGGCGGCTGCGCGCCCGCCTGGACACCTCGCACTTCCCGCCGCTGACCCGGGCGGTGGTGGAGCGGGTCATCCACTCCGCCGCCGATCTGGAGTACGCGACCGACCTCGTCATGAACGAGGACGACCTGGTGACGGCGCACGCCGCGCTGCACGCCGGGGCGCCCGTCGTCGTCGACGTGGAGATGGTCGCGTCCGGCATCACCCGGCGCGGGACCGTCTGCCGGCTGCGGGACGCCGTCTCCGGGCCCGGGCTGACCCGTTCGGCACACGCCGTACGGCTCGCCCACGAGGAGGTCGGGCCCGGCGCCGTCTGGGTGATCGGCTGCGCGCCGACCGCCCTGGAGGAGCTGCTGACCCTCGACGCCTCCCCCGCGCTCGTCATCGGCCTGCCCGTCGGCTTCGTCGGCGCGGCCGAGTCCAAGGCCGCGTTGCGCGCGAGCGGGCTGCCCGCCGTGAGCAACGTGTCCGAGAAGGGCGGTTCGGCGGTCGCCGCCGCCGCGCTCAACGCCCTGCTGTACCACACCGTTTCGTCTGAGGAGACCTCGTGA
- the cobJ gene encoding precorrin-3B C(17)-methyltransferase has protein sequence MIGLISATAAGAAARDRLAAAWPDRTRVYDGPVGEAVRAAFAECEQLVCFLATGATVRLLAPLLGDKATDPGVVCVDEGGRFAVSLVGGHGGGANALAREAGELLGAEPVVTTATDAVGLPGLDTLGLPYEGAVAAVSRALLDGEPVALEAEVAWPLPPLPLAARGAYTVRLTDRAVEPGEREVLLRPPSLVVGVGASKGAPAEEVLALVGEALREAGLSPRSVAELATVDAKADEPGILGAAERLGVPVVTYTAGELAAVEVPNPSAAPLSAVGTPSVAEAAALARGGELLVPKRKSVRADGRPAMATCAVVRRPGRGRLAVVGLGPGARDLLTPRAAAELRRASVLVGLDQYVDQIRDLLRPGTRVLESGLGAEEERARTAVAQARAGHAVALIGSGDAGVYAMASPALAEASDDIDVVGVPGVTAALAAGAVLGAPLGHDHVSISLSDLHTPWEVIERRVRAAAEADIVVTFYNPRSRGRDWQLPKALAILSGHREATTPVGVVRNASRPDESSRVTTLGALDPATVDMMTVVTVGNTATRNIAGRMVTPRGYRWQNGTQEGAR, from the coding sequence GTGATCGGCCTCATTTCCGCCACCGCGGCGGGAGCGGCGGCGCGGGACCGGCTGGCCGCGGCCTGGCCGGACCGTACCCGGGTGTACGACGGTCCCGTCGGGGAGGCCGTACGGGCCGCGTTCGCGGAGTGCGAGCAGTTGGTGTGCTTCCTGGCGACGGGGGCGACCGTACGGCTGCTCGCGCCGCTGCTCGGCGACAAGGCCACCGACCCGGGTGTGGTGTGCGTGGACGAGGGCGGCCGGTTCGCGGTGTCGCTGGTCGGCGGGCACGGCGGCGGGGCCAACGCGCTCGCCCGTGAGGCCGGGGAGCTGCTGGGCGCCGAACCCGTGGTGACGACGGCGACGGACGCCGTCGGACTGCCGGGCCTGGACACGCTGGGGCTGCCGTACGAGGGCGCGGTCGCCGCGGTCTCCCGAGCCCTGCTGGACGGCGAACCGGTCGCGCTGGAGGCGGAGGTCGCGTGGCCACTGCCGCCGCTGCCGCTCGCGGCGCGCGGGGCGTACACGGTCCGGCTCACCGACCGGGCCGTCGAACCGGGCGAGCGGGAGGTGCTGTTGCGGCCTCCGTCGCTGGTGGTCGGCGTGGGCGCGTCGAAGGGCGCGCCGGCCGAGGAGGTCCTCGCGCTGGTCGGCGAGGCGCTGCGGGAGGCGGGTCTGTCGCCGCGGTCGGTCGCCGAACTGGCCACCGTGGACGCCAAGGCGGACGAGCCCGGCATCCTGGGCGCCGCCGAGCGGCTCGGGGTGCCCGTGGTGACGTACACCGCCGGGGAACTGGCCGCGGTGGAGGTGCCCAACCCGTCCGCCGCGCCGCTCTCCGCCGTCGGCACGCCGTCGGTCGCCGAGGCCGCCGCCCTGGCGCGCGGCGGTGAACTCCTCGTGCCCAAGCGGAAGTCCGTGCGCGCCGACGGCCGGCCCGCGATGGCGACCTGCGCGGTGGTACGGCGTCCGGGGCGCGGACGGCTCGCGGTGGTCGGGCTCGGGCCGGGCGCCCGGGACCTGCTCACCCCGCGCGCGGCGGCCGAGCTGCGGCGGGCGTCCGTGCTGGTCGGCCTCGACCAGTACGTCGACCAGATCCGCGACCTGCTGCGACCCGGCACCCGGGTGCTGGAGTCCGGGCTCGGCGCGGAGGAGGAGCGGGCCCGTACCGCGGTCGCTCAGGCCCGCGCGGGGCACGCGGTCGCGCTGATCGGCAGCGGTGACGCCGGCGTGTACGCGATGGCCTCCCCGGCGCTCGCCGAGGCGTCCGACGACATCGACGTGGTCGGGGTGCCCGGGGTGACGGCCGCGCTGGCCGCCGGGGCCGTCCTGGGCGCGCCGCTGGGCCACGATCACGTGTCGATCAGCCTGTCGGACCTGCACACCCCCTGGGAGGTCATCGAGCGCCGGGTGCGCGCGGCGGCCGAGGCGGACATCGTGGTGACCTTCTACAACCCGCGTTCGCGGGGCCGGGACTGGCAGCTACCCAAGGCGCTCGCGATCCTCTCCGGGCACCGGGAGGCGACGACACCGGTCGGCGTCGTCCGCAACGCCTCCCGCCCCGACGAGTCCAGCCGGGTGACGACGCTGGGCGCGCTGGACCCGGCGACGGTCGACATGATGACGGTCGTCACCGTGGGCAACACCGCGACCCGGAACATCGCGGGGCGCATGGTGACCCCGCGCGGCTACCGCTGGCAGAACGGCACACAGGAGGGCGCCCGGTGA